One part of the Ziziphus jujuba cultivar Dongzao chromosome 2, ASM3175591v1 genome encodes these proteins:
- the LOC112489625 gene encoding uncharacterized protein LOC112489625 encodes MISPGVGKGVLSGHDPSSLTKLDLSSRNLTDEPFPEDFGCLVSLEDLNLSKNPFNVLPPSIKNLSKLKYLNLEYCTSLKCLGLELPSSLETTLVNYCTSLNSFLDPLNPCHLRCSAFCVDSSELVKRQDSFNNAEKISSGVPRWKLMF; translated from the exons ATGATCAGTCCCGGTGTTGGCAAGGGTGTCTTATCAGGTCATGATCCTTCATCCTTAACAAAATTGGATTTAAGTAGCCGTAATCTCACAGATGAACCATTTCCTGAAGATTTTGGGTGCTTAGTTTCTCTAGAAGATTTAAATCTCAGCAAGAACCCTTTTAATGTCCTACCTCCCAGTATCAAAAATCTATCCAAGCTTAAATATCTTAATCTGGAATATTGTACAAGCTTAAAATGTCTGGGGCTAGAGCTTCCATCTAGCCTGGAAACAACATTGGTAAATTATTGTACCTCACTAAACTCATTCTTGGATCCATTAAACCCATGTCATTTGCGGTGTTCAGCATTTTGTGTGGACTCCTCTGAGTTGGTAAAGAGGCAAGACAGCTTTAACAACGCTGAAAAGATATCTTCAG GAGTCCCCAGATGGAAGCTTATGTTTTGA